The genomic segment CAAACACCTTGCTGGTTCCTCACAGCTCCACGCTCTGCCACGCTTGGTTCTTCCCCAATTCCTTATCATTCAGCAGGCAGTAAAGCACTTCAGGGAGTGAAGGGAGGCCACCGATTCAAACAGATCCCCTCTCACCTCCCGCGCTATCACCCTGAAAGACACCTGTTACCCCGAGCACAGTAATTTCTTTGGAAACTGAGTCTAGCGCTGCTTTGATCCCTGCGTCCTTGGTAAATTCGTCAGCAGAATGGAACTGTTGGTTCCAGGAGAGATTATCACTGAGGTTGCATCCTTTTTAAAGTGACCTCCAAAGCCGTGTGTACAGCTCTGCCTCCCACTGCTTGACAGGGGATGAAGAaagtcctttttttgttgttttttgaagATCAGgacagtttcttttttcacttgaaaGGCTCCAACTCTGTGTGCCTTTGTTTTGCTCCATGGCCTTTGAAACACACAGAGCCAGCAGGCTCCAAGACCCCCCAGCCCGAGTGAGCAACAGGGGAAGGTTTTAGACAGaactttcttgttttttctttttattattgttccCTCTACGACCAAACTCAGCAACTCCCTGGCACACACATGAGAAACCCTCCTTGCAGAATGCCTCCCAAACAAAGCTGAAGTGTGCCCACATTACATCTTTACACAGCCATCTACAAAATACTGAAAGCAAGACCTAGTTTTTCTGAGATACTTCTGTGGCCAAGAGGTAGAGAGAAAAACGCCCCATAACAGTCTGCCATCGAAAAGAGCTGGAAAGGACAAATGCACCACCCCGTTTCCCTTTTGCAGCGTGCTATGGGAAGGGACACAACTGCTCCCCAAAGCACCCCGCAGAGGCAGTCCTGACCCCAGTGGCAGGATTTGCCTGCTCGGGTGCAGCACCTTGTTACTGGGAAcgcagaggaaggcagaggccTCTGTGCAGCTTCACAGATTGAGCAGGTGGTTTCTCACTCCTTCCTGTGGCTGGAGAACATAGAgctgggctggagaaggcagcagaggaCAGCCAGTCTTGTCCGAAATCAGGAACTGGCTGGAGGATTCTTGGCTGGTGGGGCAACAGTGCtgtaaaaagagagagacagtcacgtccagcaggcaggcaggacaCCAGCAGCCATAGGAATGTGAAGAATCGGGGACTTCTGCAAATAAAAGCTCACTGCTCGCAGCAGGGGAGCAGCTTAGACCAGCACACCTTTCCATGCGCTGTGCAGACTATGGAGCGGCACGCACCAGCCCCCGTGGGTGTCGAGACAGCAACCTCTGCAGCCACACACCACTGTGAAAACCGCTGAAAATGCTCTGGGCTGCACAGAGCGTCACTCTGCCACGTGGGCAACTGGGGAAGTCCGGAATCTGACCCAGAAGTGTCTAAGGCAGAGTCGTTTGCAGAGACAGAGGCTCTCTGTTCGCTGCGGTGGTTTTATCAGGGACGGGCATTTGGGAATTTTCTCACTCCTAGCCAGTCAGACTCCAATACCAACACCCTTCTCAGGAGAGACAAATACACTAGACTCAGACAATCTGCTGGAAGATATTTTAGTAGCTATAGTTCAActgcaaacagacaaaaatgcaTCGTCGTTCTGCTACCACTTATCTCTATGGGACTCTGCCCAAAAAGAGCCAGATACATGACAGAGAACAGCATCAAACACAGCCTTACACCTATTCCATCTCGGCAGCATCATCTCACTCCAAATGCCTTTGACACAACAAAGATTTCATGTATTACACAACCAAATGTCcctttttaaataaggaaataaattattttccagttaaCCTTTTGTAAACAAGATTATTTGCTTCCCAGTAAACAAAAGCCAGAAGATCACTGGAAGGCAAGCAGCATGCTCTTTCAAATAATAGTCTAGAATCACATTACTGAGATAACGTATTTGCACTGGGCTGCATTACATCACCAAAGCCTCTGCCAGCCCTCGGATAAACAGGCAGTGTCACACCCCCTCGCTACCTGCGGCCCTGAGCAGCGTTCAGCTGGTCCTTCATGGCGATGGCGTGTTTGAGCAGACTGTCGATGCTCTTGAAGTACACGCTGCTGTCAGTCATGTTCTTTATGGCgctgaaaggagaaaagagggggggtggagggagatGGAGGCCTGGTTAGTATTTCCAAAAGCATCGTGGTTCTAGCGCGCACACCCCCTGACAGAGAGGGCTGGTAATAAGAAACCTCAAGCCTATACAGCGCATTGCATTTTCACACATTAGCGAGCTGGTGGGTGGATTTACCGCCGGAGATTGGCAGGTCTGCACCGCGCGCAGCACTGGGGAAGAGCTGGCACGCTCATCAAAGCGAAGCCCTCGAGATTCATGGTAACGGTTCAGAGAGCACTgcctcaccccccaccccgacTGTGCTCTCCCCCTGCCTCACACCAGGGAGGCGTCAGCGAAGCGCAGGCggcttctgctttgtttttaccaCAACACCTCCGCCCGCGAGCACAACCCTCCTGCTTGGAGGAGTCTCCCATACCTGCAGGCGTACTCCACCGTGTAGATGGCTCCTTGGCTTTGctcctcccagctctgcatgTCGgactggaagagaaaaggaggtggCATCGTTAGGCGCGCACTGGAGGTCTGTCAGCCATAcactctgccagccctgcccaaaCAAGGGCTCTGGCTGCTTTTCACTGGAAATTGCATTTGGATTCTGTCTCCCGCTTGACAGCCTATGACAAGCTCCAGGCCAAGCACtagcatttaaaagaaacatttattgtgTGTATTTCTGGAAGGGCTACTAGTTCAGGCCAACACTGTGGATATTCTGGCAAAATTCCCCTTGTTTTTAGATGTTTTAGCCCATGAGCCAGCTGAGGGCCCATGTCAGTCAGGCTGCGAGCAACGGACCAGCGGGATGTTTCAGAGCACTCGGATCTCCCAGTGCGTCTGTCCCAGCAGGCAGCCAGGATCCGAACTAACACAGCTCCCGTGGAGTCCCGTCCTTAGTCCTTCATGCAAAACCAGGTAAAAGTTTCTTTCACGGCACTGGAAGTTCTCGTTTCGTTAGACCTGCCACTCTTAAATGTTTTCACAGCCGTAAGCACCCCCGTCCCCAGGTCTGCTCCGAAACTCTGGCACCTGATGCCAAGCAGCAGTCAGCACTGTGCCCGtccctccaggagctggaaggagcccTGTAAACTCCACACACGCTGGAGCAGCACCGcatgcagccagctctgccacgGGACATAATTGTACGCCGTAGCtccaaggaaagggaaaagcaaacaaatacgcAAATCACCATGAAAGCGCAGCTGAATTCAGAGGTGTAGCTCAATAGATAACTATTTCAAAAGTCCTTAAGTAGTTCGGGCACTCTTCAAAATACATTCTCATGGGAGCTAATTCTCCGGTCTATTCTGCTGGGTCTAGTTACAAGCCGGAGGAAATCCAAAGGCCTCTTTCTGCGAGTGAAGGAGGTCGGGTAGGAGCTTGGACTTCGTCCAAAATCACTTGTGCTGCTCAAAGCCTGTCCTACATCAGGACGCTTGACCACATAGCTTTACACTACAAAAGAAACAAGCCTTGACATGCAACGCTCTAGGCAGTTCGCTGCAGGAGAGGGTCCTTTGACCCAGGACTCGCAACCCCACAGAGACTGCGCTCGTCAAGAGCCCAATCGCATCTTACACAACTGTATCTGTTGCTGGGAAGACACTTTGCGCGCAGAGGCAGCCGCAAAAGGTGCAGAaactctcctgcagctcctcaccCTGCTCTCTCCAAGAGGTACCAGATGATCTTTAACACCGATTTACTCCCCGACAGTGCTCTGGCTCAGTCGTGTGTGTCACAGCCACTTGCCTGTGCTTCGGCCGTTTCTGAGCACCAGTAGATTTTAATCATTTCCCAGTATCAGAGCCAGTGATGTCTGTTCCCAGCATTCCCACCACTTCCTGGGATTTTCATGTCCTTAATTAGGAACAAGAGCCTTTCCCTAGAGCTCCTCACTTCTTAATCTTTTCTTGATGTCCTTTCTTCAAATTCCCACAACGTGCCCTTGGATGCAGTTTAAGAACTAAAGCCAGCTATTAATATACAATAGCACTAATGATATATTACTGTCGCTTGGAAGTAAATTAACGAGGAGATGCAAGTTCTCAAAAGACCAGGCGAGATACAGAAAGGCGGCTCTGTGCGAAGCGGGGCTTAGCAGCGCAGCCACGACGCGCGGAGGCAGCGAGGGCCTCGCATCACGCTGTGTCTTATCGGGGAGGCGGTAAATCTGCTCGGAGAGTTTGAGATGCTGCGGAAGGTATTAAGATTATTGTTTTATCAAATCACAGAAAGTTGCTTGTTGTAAAGGCACGGAGGTGACCTTCTCTTTGCAGAAACTTTTctcccagccccctccctcccgATTTTTCCTTGGTTTAATCCCTCTGGGAATTTCAAAGGCTGAGTCTCAGGAGAACTCAGCCAGCCAGAGGCAgagttgctgctgctgaaggaaagctGGAAACCACCAATAAATCCTGTTTCCTTTATACATTACCTACATCTTGGGACTAAATTACCTGAGAACGGATCCACACAgaatgttcctttttcttcttttccgtTCTGAAGAATTAAAACCACCGCACTTTAATGCCTTTGCTCTGATTTAGATAAAACCTGACAGCGTTTTCACGGTGCACAGCCCTGCTGACACCCTCCTGTTCCAGTCTCTAGCCACAAAGCCGATGGGCTCTGGCAGAGCAACCCAAAATATCCATCCCCAGTTAATTGAACGCTCCGCTGTGCCGATGGCCCTGTCAGGGCCCTGAGCACATCCCTCTCTCCTGGGGTTTGGCTGCCTGGGTTCAAGGGCTTGACAGGCCCAGCCCGTTCGCTGCAAACAGCAATGCCCGAAACTGGGATAAAATGAGAGTGGGATCAAGTATAACAAAGAGAACCTGGTCATAAGGCTGTTACAAGCAGCCTGGCAACACAGCCAGGACACCGGCCTAGATGAGTTATGTTTAACCCTCCCAGTTCCTACCAGGGACTGGTTaccagcagggagcagagcatgCTCCCAAACACGATGC from the Rissa tridactyla isolate bRisTri1 chromosome 22, bRisTri1.patW.cur.20221130, whole genome shotgun sequence genome contains:
- the BORCS8 gene encoding BLOC-1-related complex subunit 8; the encoded protein is MEEPEMQLKVKKVTDKFTESMYVLANEPSVALYRLQEHVRRSLPELAQHKSDMQSWEEQSQGAIYTVEYACSAIKNMTDSSVYFKSIDSLLKHAIAMKDQLNAAQGRSTVAPPAKNPPASS